A portion of the Caenorhabditis elegans chromosome III genome contains these proteins:
- the srxa-10 gene encoding Serpentine receptor class XA 10 (Partially confirmed by transcript evidence), which yields MDVDAAVVKRIALWVYETCSVFNLFYCITLSLAIKTSKNNALPATYIYNMAISNALLVIFGIMVYILPYYMSDKTYKTYRDSIGAMISVGVTFNYLHPMLTLILMTINRIAVVVSMQASQLFTSSKIWLYTSFHMTANFACLIIPYLSECRINYDIRKVGFISECAPDRHQITTFSNYYSVFFPFVAFFFNVLVIINFKLQRSPTYTKIKNMFRRGNGDQFTSMPSDVLKAKKKTERMLMIQAFITAFYLSVYELTSLVLRVVPELFGNLSLDGKLAFTYFRLAQVPCHVFLVYFIFTPVTRKIYMDFVRERVFCMKPAKKKTIKVSATTTSTKK from the exons ATGGATGTGGATGCTGCCGTTGTTAAGCGTATTGCTCTATGGGTTTACGAGACATGTTCGGTGTTCAATTTATTCTACTGTATTACTTTATCACTGGCAataaaaacttctaaaaaca ATGCTCTACCAGCCACATACATCTATAACATGGCAATTTCTAACGCACTTCTAGTCATATTCGGAATAATGGTCTACATACTCCCCTATTACATGTCCGATAAAACATATAAAA CATATCGGGATTCAATAGGAGCTATGATTTCGGTGGGTGTAACGTTCAATTATCTTCATCCAATGCTCACACTTATTCTGATGACTATTAATCGAATAGCAGTAGTTGTGAGTATGCAGGCATCTCAGCTTTTCACTTCTAGCAAAATATGGCTCTATACTTCATTTCATATG ACTGCCAATTTCGCATGTCTTATTATTCCCTATCTGAGTGAGTGTCGGATAAATTATGATATACGAAAAGTTGGATTCATATCTGAATGTGCACCAGACAGGCATCAG ATCACAACGTTCTCCAATTATTACTCTGTATTCTTTCCGTTCGTAGCATTCTTTTTCAATGTGCTAGTTATTATAAACTTCAAACTTCAAAGATCACCAACATATACAAAGATCAAAAATATGTTCCGACGTGGGAATGGAGATCAGTTTACATCAATGCCTTCGGATGTTTTAAAAGCGAAAAAGAAGACTGAACGAATGCTTATGATTCAAGCTTTTATCACTGCTTTCTATCTTTCTGTATATGAGCTAACAAGTCTTGTTCTACGAGTTGTTCCG GAACTCTTTGGAAATCTTTCGCTTGACGGAAAGCTCGCATTCACTTATTTTCGACTAGCTCAGGTGCCATGCCATGTATTTCTAGTATACTTCATTTTTACCCCTGTTACCAGAAAAATCTATATGGATTTTGTTCGAGAAAGAGTTTTCTGTATGAAACCAGCGAAAAAGAAGACAATCAAGGTATCTGCGACAACTACTTCCACTAAGAAATGA
- the mcm-6 gene encoding DNA replication licensing factor mcm-6 (Confirmed by transcript evidence), which produces MAFLACHIQQTESLVGGDASGAVEETDYLDLWSKMSTEDRATLKKMSDDKKIEKNIVDSLFPNIYGNHEVKLGVLLMLLGGVAKKSRDEGTSLRGDINVCLVGDPSTAKSQVLKAVEEFSPRAIYTSGKASSAAGLTAAVVKDEESFEFVIEAGALMLADNGVCCIDEFDKMDLKDQVAIHEAMEQQTISITKAGVKATLNARASILAAANPVNGRYDRSRPLKYNVQMSAPIMSRFDLFFVLVDECNEVTDYAIARRILDNHRAISEHTERDSVYKIDDIKKYIAFARCFKPKISDKAAETLVREYKKLRMSDSNNAATSSWRITVRQLESLVRLSEALARLHCGKEVLVEHVEKAAELLNKSIVRVEQPDIALDDDDFDNNIMVVEADKENQRGDDSMDHDGEKENAPKIDIAKLKISFKEYKQLSDVLVLHMRSDEDNQGEDEYDGVKQSALVEWYLSTIEADLETEEDFNVQKTICERVIHRLIHQDHVLLEVEQGEDPTLCVHPNYVIADE; this is translated from the exons ATGGCATTCTTGGCTTGTCATATTCAACAAACCGAGAGTCTTGTTGGTGGAGATGCTTCGGGAGCTGTTGAGGAGACTGATTATCTTGATTTATGGTCGAAAATGTCAACAGAAGATCGTGCAACACTGAAGAAAATGAGTGACGATAAGAAAATCGAGAAGAACATTGTCGATTCACTTTTCCCGAACATTTATGGAAACCACGAAGTTAAGCTTGGAGTTCTTCTGATGCTTCTTGGAGGTGTCGCGAAGAAGAGCAGGGACGAAGGAACTTCACTGAGAGGTGATATCAACGTTTGTCTTGTTGGAGATCCATCAACTGCCAAGTCGCAAGTTCTGAAAGCTGTGGAAGAGTTCAGTCCAAGAGCTATTTACACTTCTGGAAAAGCATCTTCAGCTGCTGGTCTGACTGCTGCTGTTGTAAAAGACGAGGAATCGTTCGAGTTTGTCATTGAAGCTGGAGCTCTCATGCTTGCCGACAATGGAGTTTGTTGTATTGATGAGTTCGACAAAATGGACCTCAAGGATCAGGTTGCCATTCACGAGGCAATGGAACAACAAACCATTTCCATCACCAAAGCTGGAGTCAAAGCAACATTGAATGCCCGTGCATCAATTCTTGCCGCTGCAAATCCAGTTAATGGACGTTATGATAGAAGTCGTCCGTTGAAGTATAATGTCCAGATGTCAGCTCCGATTATGTCACGTTTCGATCTTTTCTTTGTGTTGGTCGATGAGTGCAATGAAGTTACTGATTACGCTATTGCCCGTCGGATCCTTGATAATCATCGTGCGATCAGTGAGCATACTGAACGTGACAGTGTTTACAAAATTGATGATATCAAGAAGTATATCGCGTTTGCTCGTTGCTTCAAGCCGAAGATTTCGGATAAAGCTGCTGAAACTCTTGTTCGAGAGTACAAGAAACTTCGTATGTCTGACAGCAACAATGCAGCCACGTCATCATGGAGAATCACTGTTCGTCAATTGGAGTCTCTCGTTCGTCTGTCTGAGGCTCTTGCTCGTCTTCACTGTGGAAAGGAAGTACTGGTGGAACATGTCGAAAAGGCTGCCGAACTTCTCAACAAGTCTATCGTCAGAGTTGAGCAACCAGACATTGCTTTGGATGATGACGACTTTGACAACAATATCATGGTTGTTGAAGCAGACAAAGAGAATCAAAGAGGAGATGATAGTATGGATCATGATGGAGAGAAGGAAAATGCTCCGAAGATTGATATAGCAAAGCTCAAAATCTCATTCAAGGAATACAAGCAATTGTCTGATGTTCTCGTTTTACATATGCGATCCGATGAAGACAATCAAGGAGAAGACGAGTATGATGGTGTCAAGCAGAGTGCACTTGTTGAATG GTACTTGTCGACAATCGAAGCAGATTTGGAGACGGAGGAAGACTTCAACGTACAAAAGACTATTTGCGAGCGTGTAATTCATCGTCTCATTCACCAGGATCACGTTCTTCTTGAAGTTGAGCAAGGAGAAGATCCAACTCTCTGTGTTCATCCGAACTATGTTATTGCCGAcgaataa
- the ZK632.4 gene encoding putative mannose-6-phosphate isomerase (Confirmed by transcript evidence): MLLKLKCTVNNYAWGPKGNSSMAGSLALDGGHIPNLDKDKPYAEFWVGTHANGPAHVIEKDIALKQLLATSPELQGKHEKGNLSFLFKVLSVLGPLSIQIHPTKEQGKLLHATDPKNYPDDNHKPEIAIALTEFELLSGFRQHSQISEYLKLYSEIQELLTEEEKSQIDSLGSYGESSAQVLKKIFSRIWRTPKEKLQIVVDKLARRIQGHENKTALDEIIVYLFTLYPGDVGVFAPIFLNYFKLQPGEATFLEPNMPHAYLKGDCVECMADSDNTIRAGLTPKYIDVESLVEMLNYDETLLPKYIPNELDDGSLLFTPRGIDEFWVQEVKGPAGSIYQLPYSESCSVLTVLYGTATVTLGDASQVLNRGEVVFIGATHDAERPKINISDDFLAFRAFTPSPRALESLSNKRLIID; the protein is encoded by the exons ATGCTTCTGAAGCTAAAGTGCACTGTCAATAACTACGCATGGGGACCCAAAGGAAATTCTAGCATGGCTGGAAGTCTTGCATTAGATGGTGGTCATATTCCAAATCTTGACAAAGACAAACCATACGCTGAA TTCTGGGTGGGAACTCACGCTAACGGGCCGGCCCACGTCATCGAAAAAGACATCGCTCTTAAACAACTTTTGGCTACATCGCCAGAGTTACAgggaaaacatgaaaaag GCAACCTTTCATTCCTCTTCAAAGTGCTTTCCGTTCTTGGACCACTCTCAATCCAAATTCATCCAACAAAAGAACAAGGAAAACTTCTTCATGCTACAGATCCGAAGAACTATCCAGATGACAACCACAAACCAGAGATCGCAATTGCTCTGACTGAATTCGAGCTTCTTTCCGGATTTCGGCAACATTCACAAATTAGTGAATATCTGAAAT tgtactctgaaattcaagaattgCTCACCGAAGAAGAGAAAAGTCAAATCGACAGTTTAGGATCTTATGGAGAGAGTTCTGCACAGGTTCTCAAAAAGATCTTCTCAAGAATTTGGCGAACTCCAAaggaaaaacttcaaatagtTGTTGATAAACTTGCCAGACGAATTCAAGGACATG aaaacaaaacgGCTCTTGATGAAATAATTGTCTACCTTTTCACATTGTACCCTGGAGATGTTGGTGTATTTGCTCCAATTTTCTTGAACTACTTCAAATTACAACCTGGAGAGGCAACATTTTTAGAACCAAACATGCCACATGCTTATTTGAAAGGAGATTGTGTTGAGTGTATGGCAGACAGTGACAATACTATTCGAGCTGGATTAACACCAAAATATATTGATGTAGAATCATTGgttgaaatgttgaattatGATGAGACCCTGCTTCCAAAATATATTCCAAATGAACTGGACGATGGATCACTACTATTTACTCCACGTGGAATTGATGAGTTCTGGGTGCAGGAAGTCAAAGGACCCGCTGGATCGATCTACCAACTTCCTTACTCCGAATCATGTTCTGTCTTGACGGTTCTCTATGGTACTGCAACAGTTACATTGGGAGATGCATCACAAGTATTGAATCGAGGAGAAGTCGTTTTCATTGGAGCTACACATGACGCTGAACGTCCCAAGATTAATATTTCTGATGATTTTCTTGCATTCCGAGCGTTCACACCATCACCAAGAGCCCTCGAAAGTCTTTCAAATAAGCGTCTGATTATTGATTAA
- the mcm-6 gene encoding DNA replication licensing factor mcm-6 (Confirmed by transcript evidence), producing the protein MDNIIGGQAQQVEDTDGTRVQNEFSKFLKSFKDQKNEFIYKSAMKELVQPEKNTIFINMQHLYKFSNNLATTIELQYYRVYPFMCEALHLATLDACDESERQQMFKKQLYVSLFNLDAKTKVRELSADKVGGLVRIAGQIVRTHPVHPELSRACFVCEDCGVTTRDVQQQFRYTQPTKCANPQCMNRTRFSLDVNSSTFVDFQKIRIQETQAELPRGSIPRTVDVIVRGEMVETVQPGDKCDIVGTLIVIPDIAQLSTPGLRAETSNQNRGRATDKSEGITGLKALGVRDLTYKMAFLACHIQQTESLVGGDASGAVEETDYLDLWSKMSTEDRATLKKMSDDKKIEKNIVDSLFPNIYGNHEVKLGVLLMLLGGVAKKSRDEGTSLRGDINVCLVGDPSTAKSQVLKAVEEFSPRAIYTSGKASSAAGLTAAVVKDEESFEFVIEAGALMLADNGVCCIDEFDKMDLKDQVAIHEAMEQQTISITKAGVKATLNARASILAAANPVNGRYDRSRPLKYNVQMSAPIMSRFDLFFVLVDECNEVTDYAIARRILDNHRAISEHTERDSVYKIDDIKKYIAFARCFKPKISDKAAETLVREYKKLRMSDSNNAATSSWRITVRQLESLVRLSEALARLHCGKEVLVEHVEKAAELLNKSIVRVEQPDIALDDDDFDNNIMVVEADKENQRGDDSMDHDGEKENAPKIDIAKLKISFKEYKQLSDVLVLHMRSDEDNQGEDEYDGVKQSALVEWYLSTIEADLETEEDFNVQKTICERVIHRLIHQDHVLLEVEQGEDPTLCVHPNYVIADE; encoded by the exons ATGGACAACATTATCGGCGGTCAAGCCCAGCAAGTGGAGGACACCGACGGAACTCGTGTGCAGAACgagttttccaagtttttgaagAGCTTCAAAGACCAGAAAAATGAGTTTATCTACAAATCTGCGATGAAGGAGCTCGTGCAACCAGAAAAGAATACCATTTTCATTAACATGCAACATCTCTACAAGTTCAGTAACAATCTCGCAACAACTATCGAGCTGCAATACTACAG GGTCTATCCATTCATGTGCGAAGCTCTACACTTGGCCACTTTAGATGCTTGTGATGAAAGTGAGAGACAGCAAATGTTCAAGAAGCAATTGTACGTTTCGCTGTTCAATCTCGATGCGAAAACGAAAGTTCGTGAGCTTTCTGCGGACAAAGTCGGAGGCCTCGTGCGCATTGCCGGTCAGATTGTCCGAACTCACCCAGTGCATCCAGAACTTTCACGGGCTTGTTTCGTGTGTGAGGATTGCGGTGTTACCACACGTGATGTTCAACAGCAGTTCAGATACACTCAG cCAACTAAATGTGCTAATCCTCAATGCATGAATCGTACCAGATTCAGTCTCGATGTCAACTCATCTACTTTCGTCGACTTCCAGAAGATTAGAATTCAGGAGACTCAAGCAGAGTTGCCTCGTGGATCAATTCCACGTACTGTCGATGTGATTGTTCGAGGAGAAATGGTTGAAACTGTCCAACCAGGAGATAAATGTGACATTGTTGGAACTCTTATCGTCATTCCAGATATTGCTCAATTGAGCACTCCTGGACTTCGTGCTGAGACTTCAAATCAGAACAGAG GCAGAGCGACCGATAAAAGCGAAGGAATCACTGGATTGAAAGCTCTTGGAGTCCGTGATCTTACCTATAAAATGGCATTCTTGGCTTGTCATATTCAACAAACCGAGAGTCTTGTTGGTGGAGATGCTTCGGGAGCTGTTGAGGAGACTGATTATCTTGATTTATGGTCGAAAATGTCAACAGAAGATCGTGCAACACTGAAGAAAATGAGTGACGATAAGAAAATCGAGAAGAACATTGTCGATTCACTTTTCCCGAACATTTATGGAAACCACGAAGTTAAGCTTGGAGTTCTTCTGATGCTTCTTGGAGGTGTCGCGAAGAAGAGCAGGGACGAAGGAACTTCACTGAGAGGTGATATCAACGTTTGTCTTGTTGGAGATCCATCAACTGCCAAGTCGCAAGTTCTGAAAGCTGTGGAAGAGTTCAGTCCAAGAGCTATTTACACTTCTGGAAAAGCATCTTCAGCTGCTGGTCTGACTGCTGCTGTTGTAAAAGACGAGGAATCGTTCGAGTTTGTCATTGAAGCTGGAGCTCTCATGCTTGCCGACAATGGAGTTTGTTGTATTGATGAGTTCGACAAAATGGACCTCAAGGATCAGGTTGCCATTCACGAGGCAATGGAACAACAAACCATTTCCATCACCAAAGCTGGAGTCAAAGCAACATTGAATGCCCGTGCATCAATTCTTGCCGCTGCAAATCCAGTTAATGGACGTTATGATAGAAGTCGTCCGTTGAAGTATAATGTCCAGATGTCAGCTCCGATTATGTCACGTTTCGATCTTTTCTTTGTGTTGGTCGATGAGTGCAATGAAGTTACTGATTACGCTATTGCCCGTCGGATCCTTGATAATCATCGTGCGATCAGTGAGCATACTGAACGTGACAGTGTTTACAAAATTGATGATATCAAGAAGTATATCGCGTTTGCTCGTTGCTTCAAGCCGAAGATTTCGGATAAAGCTGCTGAAACTCTTGTTCGAGAGTACAAGAAACTTCGTATGTCTGACAGCAACAATGCAGCCACGTCATCATGGAGAATCACTGTTCGTCAATTGGAGTCTCTCGTTCGTCTGTCTGAGGCTCTTGCTCGTCTTCACTGTGGAAAGGAAGTACTGGTGGAACATGTCGAAAAGGCTGCCGAACTTCTCAACAAGTCTATCGTCAGAGTTGAGCAACCAGACATTGCTTTGGATGATGACGACTTTGACAACAATATCATGGTTGTTGAAGCAGACAAAGAGAATCAAAGAGGAGATGATAGTATGGATCATGATGGAGAGAAGGAAAATGCTCCGAAGATTGATATAGCAAAGCTCAAAATCTCATTCAAGGAATACAAGCAATTGTCTGATGTTCTCGTTTTACATATGCGATCCGATGAAGACAATCAAGGAGAAGACGAGTATGATGGTGTCAAGCAGAGTGCACTTGTTGAATG GTACTTGTCGACAATCGAAGCAGATTTGGAGACGGAGGAAGACTTCAACGTACAAAAGACTATTTGCGAGCGTGTAATTCATCGTCTCATTCACCAGGATCACGTTCTTCTTGAAGTTGAGCAAGGAGAAGATCCAACTCTCTGTGTTCATCCGAACTATGTTATTGCCGAcgaataa
- the R10E11.9 gene encoding uncharacterized protein (Confirmed by transcript evidence) — protein sequence MHFLFKLFVLILNLTLISNVKSQSYNDVICRRPWYFNSPRPAPMRCPTASFFTYYECCGEFLENCCWRFRQEPIIIGVILLVLLLLVCCCCCVSWIFVGRKKKSSNIEPEKKPTKKDSQIQTISSSTIDSGTQWELRRSYEETDKRRSYAAARDQELDYQYFQ from the exons ATGCACTTTCTCTTTAAATTATtcgttttgattttaaatctAACTCTGATCTCAAATG TTAAATCTCAATCATACAATGACGTCATTTGCCGCCGACCGTGGTATTTTAACTCACCACGACCTGCTCCAAT GAGGTGTCCAACTGCTTCTTTCTTCACATATTATGAATGTTGTGGAGAGTTCTTGGAAAACTGTTGTTGGAGATTTAGACAAGAACCCAT aataatcgGAGTAattcttcttgttcttctcTTACTTGTATGTTGCTGTTGTTGTGTTTCTTGGATATTCgttggaagaaaaaagaaatcttCAAATATTGAACCAGAAAAGAAGCCAACAAAGAAAGACTcacaaattcaaacaattagCAGTTCAACAATAGATTCTGGAACTCAATGGGAACTCCGAAGAAGCTACGAGGAAACTGATAAAAGAAGGTCTTATGCAGCTGCTAGAGATCAAGAACTGgattatcaatattttcaataa
- the ZK632.2 gene encoding uncharacterized protein (Confirmed by transcript evidence) produces the protein MSESDGAFKSPSLPPSHHAPAPMSPEKIRAPAEQMDGPVEGVIDEIETAEVQAEKESKISVQAPALHYEVPPWACEPDPAHKFQFEILKEGKLIASYDLSNRKNSTFVVIGRIKPGCDLLMEHPSISRYHCILQYGNDKMSKTGKGWHIFELGSTHGSRMNKKRLPPKQYIRTRVGFIFQFGESTRILNFVGPEEDSEPEWDCSPTEMKLRKHKKELEAKLRAAAAQEMIDDEKREKEEEGCGWGMDYGEDEKPLTTVETDAHLMEDREAYYNQDPKKALQKFFEREGFDMNFEFSEQGQGHTHKWVCSIELPVEIDGVDRAFTASATVSTSKKDAQIQCALDACRILDTYNVLRKSNTKLRMQRKTLEANDYYDEDDDLYLDRTGQLEKQREKRKQWAEEGFGHKRTETDTYESLCRKLEESKKEIIECQKHLDELSAGTKKSRTIDQGGDVLDDYIRQLEKSGGAGDDAKTKMEKSKWRQKLMAATHESQKLEKLVKIAKPAVVKGLEQLETTAANDRQAFLKKLMGVRARKEIDQTPSQGPGPSTSATLPATVAPTSTKAVEVEHEKKMTPLKVEKEIAASLDSSEIKNSLPAVDEPSSVKDEVSEETPQKEAFGSKVQKRVAQWEEELEAEKEELAKKQKLEAEEEAKKKVQRVRRRDIEKKIAGSEDYGAGVEDRDEKYSTWMPPNADQSEAKQDALRAKFAGRY, from the exons ATGTCTGAATCAGACGGAGCCTTCAAATCACCAAGTTTACCTCCATCTCATCATGCTCCGGCTCCAATGTcgcctgaaaaaattcgagCTCCCGCTGAACAGATGGACGGTCCAGTTGAAGGAGTTATTGATGAAATTgag actGCGGAAGTTCAAGCTGAAaaagaatcgaaaatttcagtgcaAGCACCAGCTCTACACTATGAAGTGCCTCCTTGGGCTTGTGAACCGGATCCAGCtcataaatttcagtttgag attctgaaAGAAGGAAAATTAATTGCTTCGTATGATTTGTCAAATCGAAAGAATTCAACGTTCGTAGTTATCGGAAGAATCAAGCCAGGATGTGATCTTTTAATGGAACATCCATCAATTTCAAGATATCACTGTATTTTACAATATGGAAATgataaaatgtcaaaaactggaaaaggatggcatatttttgaattgggAAGTACCCATGGAAGCCGTATGAATAAAAAACGATTACCACCGAAACAATACATCAGAACCAGAGTTggattcatttttcagtttggaGAAAGTACTCgaatattgaattttgttgGGCCTGAAGAGGATTCAGAGCCGGAATGGGATTGTTCACCAACTGAAATGAAGttaagaaaacacaaaaaagaatTGGAAGCAAAATTGAGAGCCGCTGCAGCACAAGAAATGATTGACGatgaaaaacgtgaaaaagaagaagaaggatgtGGATGGGGAATGGATTATGGAGAAGATGAGAAACCATTGACTACTGTTGAAACTGATGCACATTTGATGGAGGATCGAGAAGCTTATTATAATCAGGATCCAAAAAAGGCGTTGCAGAAGTTTTTTGAACGGGAAGGATTTgatatgaattttgaattcagtgAACAGGGACAAGGTCATACACACAAATGGGTCTGTTCTAttga GTTACCTGTTGAAATCGACGGAGTTGATCGTGCCTTCACTGCATCGGCAACTGTatcaacttccaaaaaagatGCTCAAATTCAATGTGCTCTCGATGCATGCCGAATTCTCGATACGTATAATGTTCTTCGGAAATCAAATACCAAACTCCGAATGCAACGAAAAACTCTTGAAGCCAATGATTATTACGATGAAGACGACGATCTGTATCTTGATAGAACTGGACAGTTGGAAAAACAACGTGAAAAACGAAAGCAGTGGGCTGAAGAAGGATTTGGGCATAAAAGAACCGAAACAGATACCTATGAGAGTTTATgtagaaaattggaagaatcGAAGAAAGAAATAATCGAATGTCAGAAACATTTGGATGAATTGTCAGCTGGAACAAAGAAATCTAGAACAATTGATCAAGGGGGTGATGTTCTAGATGATTACATCCGGCAGTTGGAGAAATCTGGCGGAGCGGGAGACGATGCAAAG accAAAATGGAAAAGTCAAAATGGCGTCAAAAACTGATGGCAGCGACACACGAAtctcaaaaactcgaaaagttGGTCAAAATTGCTAAGCCAGCTGTAGTAAAAGGATTGGAACAACTGGAAACTACTGCTGCCAATGATCGACAAGCATTCCTTAAAAAGTTGATGGGTGTTCGAGCAAGAAAAGAAATTGATCAAACACCTTCACAAGGACCAGGACCGTCGACTTCAGCTACTCTTCCAGCTACAGTAGCCCCAACCTCAACAAAAGCTGTGGAAGTTGAACATGAGAAGAAGATGACTCCATTAAAAGTTGAGAAAGAAATTGCTGCATCATTGGATTCATCTGAAATAAAGAATTCTTTACCGGCTGTAGATGAACCAAGCTCGGTAAAAGACGAAGTTTCTGAAGAAACTCCACAGAAAGAAGCATTCGGCAGCAAAGTTCAGAAGAGAGTTGCACAATGGGAAGAGGAGcttgaagctgaaaaagaagaactcGCGAAAAAGCAAAAGCTTGAAGCGGAAGAAGAAGCTAAGAAAAAGGTTCAAAGAGTCCGACGGCGTGATATTGAAAAGAAGATCGCTGGATCAGAAGATTACGGTGCAGGTGTTGAGGATCGAGATGAGAAATACTCAACATGGATGCCACCAAATGCAGATCAGTCGGAAGCTAAACAAGATGCTCTGCGAGCGAAGTTTGCTGGAAGGTATTGA
- the riok-3 gene encoding Serine/threonine-protein kinase RIO3 (Confirmed by transcript evidence), which translates to MANCENNPWKKNAWGKNEETAEEPIVSFADVLSEEFIEDLSVQEKLEEERYMKQLDQMFGDTSVSDDQLPINTEGMTDEEVALALQRHFDREADVARAVGSSSSVHFTPDRYHPKTMQETDSENEDDDALRQAATDMLYAKLDEENATNSRLRPEGPSTSRTKHDTGVSGRRNADKTFNDRNTLPTGDMVGDKLNNKVFNKLMAFGKSESKRQMRNKDKEEKATMDTSVDSDTRLLLLKWINQGVFDSVDGIIATGKESAVLHAAQDSATSYAIKVYKTTLSEFKNRSEYVKDDFRFKNPRGVLKIWAEREFMNLSRMAKHGLPCPQPVKVRRNVLVMSFLGDQGLAAPRLKNVEWEFFTDDERRNVYDQVQSIMCRMYKECLLVHADLSEFNLLLTPDNKVHVIDVSQAMDLSHPRSLQFLTRDIQNIITFFTRIGTPNLPTYVQLFNLITDLDMVEDHDLLVQVEQFSEENRSVDLRHDKSRPADMELKKYNEEKKANRGISPAREYN; encoded by the exons ATGGCGAATTGTGAGAATAATCCGTGGAAGAAGAACGCGTGGGGCAAAAATGAG gAAACTGCTGAAGAACCGATAGTCAGTTTTGCGGATGTCCTGAGCGAAGAATTTATTGAGGATCTGAgtgttcaagaaaaattggaagaagagAGATACATGAAg CAACTCGATCAAATGTTCGGTGATACTTCAGTTTCTGATGATCAACTCCCCATAAATACTGAAGGAATGACTGATGAAGAAGTTGCACTTGCTCTTCAACGCCATTTTGACCGAGAAGCAGATGTTGCTCGTGCTGTTGGATCTTCGAGTTCGGTTCACTTCACACCTGACCGTTATCATCCAAAAACAATGCAGGAAACAGATTCTGAgaatgaagatgatgatgctTTGAGACAGGCTGCAACTGATATGCTCTATGCGAAGCTTGATGAGGAAAATGCAACGAATTCTCGTCTTCGACCAGAAGGTCCCAGTACTTCACGAACAAAGCATGATACTGGTGTCAGTGGGCGTCGTAATGCTGATAAAACTTTCAAT GATCGGAACACCCTTCCAACAGGCGATATGGTCGGCGACAAGCTCAAcaataaagttttcaacaaactgATGGCATTTGGAAAAAGTGAATCGAAGCGTCAAATGAGAAATAAGGATAAAGAAGAGAAAGCAACAATGGATACTTCTGTTGACAGTGACACACGTCTTCTTCTCCTTAAATGGATCAATCAAGGAGTATTTGATTCTGTCGATGGAATTATCGCAACTGGAAAAGAATCGGCGGTTCTTCACGCTGCTCAAGACTCGGCGACCAGCTATGCCATCAAAGTATACAAAACCACACTGTCCGAGTTCAAAAATCGCTCAGAGTACGTAAAAGACGATTTCCGCTTCAAAAATCCGCGTGGTGTTCTCAAGATTTGGGCAGAAAGAGAGTTTATGAACTTGAGCCGAATGGCGAAACATGGACTTCCGTGTCCACAACCTGTCAAAGTTCGTCGCAATGTTCTTGTCATGTCATTTCTCGGAGATCAAGGTCTTGCCGCACCAAGACTCAAAAACGTGGAATGGGAATTTTTCACTGACGATGAGCGCAGAAATGTTTACGATCAAGTACAAtcg ataatgtgTCGAATGTACAAAGAATGTCTTCTGGTTCATGCGGATCTGAGCGAGTTCAATCTTCTCTTAACTCCTGATAATAAAGTTCACGTGATCGATGTGTCTCAAGCAATGGATCTATCTCATCCACGATCATTACAATTCCTCACTCGTgacattcaaaatattatcaCATTCTTCACTCGTATCGGAACTCCAAATCTTCCAACCTACGTTCAACTATTCAATCTGATTACTGACCTCGATATGGTAGAAGATCATGATTTGCTCGTCCaagttgaacaattttccGAAGAGAATAGATCCGTAGACTTACGTCATGATAAATCTCGGCCAGCTGATATGGAGCTCAAGAAATATAATGAAGAGAAGAAAGCGAATCGAGGCATTTCACCGGCGAGAGAGTATaattaa